One Myxococcota bacterium DNA segment encodes these proteins:
- a CDS encoding prolyl oligopeptidase family serine peptidase translates to MGHQGMVGIRCAWLVLLLVWGAACAGARTPEPQDPATREAAAAFLANPAYTHAALSPDGRWIAAILDGAPPSLFAKEVNGDALRLLLRLDQPGSRVLEVGWSGRERIVLRFDAPDRERRGRARRIHAMAVHPDRPPTVRSDRLPSETLWDVPFSAQGETKVLHWLPEDEEHVIEQRYDASVGGVSVGRVHVRSGVWTEIAPARPGLLAWFTDASGAVRAATGRGPQGHERLVLVRGSAQEEFESLVDTDDLRVADLGFAGFDADPGRIFVRTSEDTGRQAVYPLDLESLERGSAVVTDPEFDVAAGYVESAEGGLVAVEVERDRPGLQFLDADAAAAQAAIDAAFPHTTNRVVSRDASGRQQLVEVAGDRSPPAFYLLRAGLGEMEFLYEALPDVSADRLAETRAVSFPTRDGNTLHGYLTLPRGERGPLPVIVIAHGGPSARVSWGWDATVQFLADRGFAVFQPNFGGSTGYGRAVEQRGWRQWGRRIQDDVDDGVDWLIESGIAAPGRVGIYGRGFGGYVALASALREPSRFRAVASFGGLTDLRALVDAPREYVNLDPNGPVYGTLPSDLELLEVISPAHQAERMRVPVLLGHGTKDPFVDVAQTQRLARALEAAGRPPELFLYRGALDVFLEAEQRIDFHMRLARFFEAHLRAVEPL, encoded by the coding sequence GTGGGTCACCAGGGGATGGTCGGGATTCGGTGCGCGTGGCTCGTGCTGCTGCTGGTTTGGGGTGCGGCCTGCGCAGGGGCGCGGACACCCGAACCCCAGGACCCGGCGACGCGCGAGGCGGCCGCTGCCTTCCTGGCGAATCCGGCGTACACCCACGCAGCGCTCTCCCCCGACGGGCGCTGGATCGCAGCGATCCTAGACGGCGCACCGCCGTCCTTGTTCGCGAAAGAGGTCAATGGGGACGCCCTGCGCCTCTTGCTGCGCCTGGATCAACCCGGTTCCCGCGTGCTCGAAGTCGGTTGGTCCGGTCGAGAGCGCATCGTCCTGCGCTTCGATGCCCCCGACCGGGAGCGCCGCGGTCGGGCGCGGCGCATCCACGCCATGGCGGTGCACCCGGATCGCCCGCCGACCGTCCGCTCGGATCGACTGCCCAGCGAAACGCTCTGGGACGTTCCCTTCTCGGCCCAGGGTGAGACGAAGGTCTTGCACTGGTTGCCCGAGGACGAAGAGCACGTGATCGAACAGCGCTACGACGCGAGTGTCGGCGGTGTTTCCGTCGGACGTGTGCACGTGCGGTCGGGTGTCTGGACCGAGATCGCGCCGGCACGCCCCGGTCTGCTGGCGTGGTTCACCGACGCGAGCGGCGCGGTACGGGCAGCCACGGGCCGGGGGCCGCAGGGACACGAACGCCTGGTCCTGGTTCGCGGGTCGGCGCAAGAGGAGTTCGAATCCCTCGTCGACACGGACGACCTGCGCGTCGCCGATCTCGGGTTCGCCGGCTTCGACGCGGACCCGGGTCGCATCTTCGTCCGCACCAGCGAGGACACCGGTCGGCAGGCCGTCTACCCGCTCGACCTGGAGAGTCTGGAGCGCGGCTCCGCTGTCGTGACCGACCCGGAGTTCGATGTCGCCGCGGGCTACGTCGAGAGTGCGGAGGGCGGACTGGTCGCGGTCGAGGTCGAGCGTGACCGGCCCGGGCTCCAGTTCCTCGACGCCGATGCCGCCGCGGCGCAGGCGGCGATCGATGCGGCGTTTCCGCACACGACCAACCGCGTCGTCAGCCGCGACGCGTCGGGTCGCCAGCAGCTGGTCGAGGTGGCCGGAGATCGATCTCCGCCCGCCTTCTATCTGCTGCGGGCTGGGCTCGGCGAAATGGAGTTCCTCTACGAAGCGCTGCCGGATGTCTCTGCCGACCGCCTCGCCGAGACGCGCGCCGTCTCGTTTCCGACGCGCGACGGCAACACGCTGCACGGCTACTTGACGCTTCCGCGCGGCGAGCGCGGTCCGCTGCCCGTCATCGTGATCGCCCACGGCGGTCCGAGTGCGCGCGTCTCGTGGGGCTGGGACGCCACCGTGCAGTTCCTCGCCGATCGCGGCTTCGCGGTCTTTCAGCCGAACTTCGGGGGCAGCACGGGCTACGGGCGCGCCGTCGAGCAGCGCGGTTGGCGCCAGTGGGGCCGACGCATCCAGGACGACGTCGACGACGGCGTCGACTGGCTGATCGAGTCGGGCATCGCCGCTCCGGGGCGGGTCGGGATCTACGGGCGGGGCTTCGGCGGCTACGTGGCTCTGGCGAGCGCGCTGCGCGAACCCTCGCGCTTTCGGGCGGTGGCGAGCTTCGGCGGGCTCACCGACCTGCGCGCCCTGGTGGATGCGCCTCGCGAATACGTGAACCTCGATCCGAACGGGCCGGTCTACGGGACGCTGCCGAGCGATCTCGAGCTGCTCGAAGTGATCTCGCCGGCGCACCAGGCCGAGCGCATGCGGGTTCCCGTTCTCCTGGGGCATGGGACGAAGGACCCCTTCGTCGACGTGGCCCAGACCCAGCGCCTGGCAAGGGCTCTCGAAGCGGCGGGGCGTCCCCCGGAGCTCTTCTTGTACCGCGGCGCGCTCGACGTGTTCCTCGAGGCCGAGCAGCGGATCGATTTCCACATGCGCCTGGCGCGTTTCTTCGAGGCGCACCTGCGCGCCGTCGAACCGCTCTGA
- a CDS encoding MFS transporter: MSLIHGDPPLRKLFGSVYYGWIVAVGASLNSFVVVGIGFYAMAVFLDALSAERGWSRTEVSFATTLYFVTSGLVGPWVGRAVDRFGPRVAIGVGAAIMALGLVWLGRIERPGQLAQIYPVLAIGFALASAIPSSAIVTRWFERRRAQAMSIAQTGVSVGGVVLVPLITASLLERGLAHTTAFLAGLLCLVVWPVTALLLRNDPRAVGQSPDGQSPAESRPAFAAGELWTQRAAARTTTFWRLVFAFSGILFCQVGAAMHQLSVVREHLPAEVASLALSTTAAASIIGRLIVGSFADRVDQRVLTVGLVALQAAAIATLGFAETAPALFLASAAFGFTIGNVFMLQSLLVAQLFGVRSFGTVLGLVQLLTQTASGLGPLALGAMYAWLGYGPGLGALAGIAALGSVALVGARPAVAPEPDQAGTLAPRKSGA, encoded by the coding sequence TTGTCCCTGATCCACGGCGACCCGCCGCTCCGCAAACTCTTCGGATCCGTCTACTACGGCTGGATCGTTGCAGTGGGAGCGTCCCTGAATTCCTTCGTGGTGGTGGGAATCGGCTTCTACGCGATGGCCGTCTTCCTCGACGCGCTGTCTGCCGAGCGCGGCTGGTCCCGCACCGAGGTCTCCTTCGCCACCACGCTGTATTTCGTGACGTCCGGGCTTGTGGGGCCCTGGGTCGGGCGGGCCGTGGATCGGTTCGGCCCGAGGGTCGCGATCGGGGTCGGTGCGGCGATCATGGCGCTCGGCCTCGTGTGGCTGGGGCGCATCGAGCGGCCGGGTCAGCTGGCTCAGATCTACCCGGTGTTGGCGATCGGGTTCGCGCTGGCGAGCGCCATTCCGTCGTCTGCCATCGTGACCCGCTGGTTCGAGCGACGCCGCGCTCAGGCGATGAGCATCGCCCAGACCGGGGTGTCGGTCGGCGGGGTCGTCCTCGTACCGCTGATCACCGCTTCGCTCCTCGAGCGGGGTCTCGCCCATACCACGGCATTCCTGGCGGGGTTGCTTTGTCTGGTGGTGTGGCCGGTGACGGCGCTGCTCCTGCGCAACGACCCGCGCGCCGTCGGCCAGTCGCCCGACGGGCAGTCGCCGGCCGAGTCGCGACCGGCCTTCGCCGCCGGCGAACTCTGGACCCAACGCGCGGCGGCGCGCACCACCACGTTCTGGCGGCTCGTCTTCGCGTTCAGCGGCATTCTCTTTTGTCAGGTGGGCGCGGCCATGCATCAGCTCTCGGTCGTGCGCGAGCATCTTCCGGCCGAGGTCGCTTCTCTCGCGCTCTCGACGACCGCGGCCGCCAGCATCATCGGGCGCTTGATCGTCGGGTCCTTCGCGGACCGCGTCGATCAGCGCGTGCTGACGGTGGGTCTGGTTGCCCTGCAGGCTGCGGCGATCGCAACCCTCGGGTTCGCCGAGACCGCGCCCGCCCTGTTCCTCGCATCGGCGGCCTTCGGCTTCACGATCGGCAACGTCTTCATGTTGCAGTCGCTGCTGGTGGCGCAGCTCTTCGGTGTGCGTTCCTTCGGCACCGTCCTCGGGCTCGTGCAGCTGCTGACCCAGACCGCGAGCGGGTTGGGACCGCTCGCGCTCGGGGCGATGTACGCGTGGCTCGGGTACGGGCCGGGCCTCGGCGCGCTGGCGGGCATCGCCGCCTTGGGATCGGTCGCTCTGGTGGGGGCGCGGCCCGCCGTGGCGCCAGAGCCCGATCAGGCCGGGACGTTGGCGCCGCGGAAGTCGGGGGCGTAG
- a CDS encoding sulfotransferase: MWFHFHFANYFRMLRLAWAEPNAGVRGYYLAKLLFWIPPVSAFHAVCFFLDGILFPGLHRIEIREPVFVIGHARSGTTLVHRLMSNDGDRFGSFRLYEMFFPSLLQKKAIRALARFDAAVLGGSIEKRLRKWEETHYEASRAAHPTGLTEPEEDDQVLYYSCASGFWITKMPYMGDLDFYYVDRWPEAERKRLMRFYADCIKRQLYLNGSNRIHLSKNPVFPGRTQTLIDTFPDARFVVPMRNPYETIPSLLSLVQSGWKRLGWPPERQERCLKILADQSFDTYLYPLEVFERNPETRVSIVDYRDVVADPAAAIEGVYRDLEIPVSAAYRERLLAEGKRARKHKSSHRYSLERFGLEPDAIRAGLSELFDRYQWDAEDDVDAPSSEDTDGQ; encoded by the coding sequence ATGTGGTTCCACTTCCACTTCGCGAACTACTTCCGCATGCTCCGCCTCGCCTGGGCCGAGCCCAACGCCGGCGTGCGCGGCTACTACCTCGCGAAGCTGTTGTTCTGGATCCCCCCGGTGTCCGCGTTCCACGCGGTGTGCTTCTTCCTCGATGGGATCCTCTTCCCGGGGCTCCACCGGATCGAGATCCGCGAACCCGTGTTCGTGATCGGCCACGCACGCAGCGGCACGACGCTCGTGCATCGACTCATGAGCAACGACGGCGATCGGTTCGGCTCGTTCCGGCTCTACGAGATGTTCTTCCCGTCGCTCCTGCAGAAGAAGGCCATCCGCGCGCTCGCGCGCTTCGACGCGGCGGTGCTGGGCGGGAGCATCGAGAAGCGCCTCCGGAAGTGGGAGGAGACCCACTACGAAGCGAGCCGAGCCGCCCACCCGACGGGCCTGACCGAGCCCGAAGAGGACGACCAGGTCCTCTACTACTCCTGCGCCTCGGGTTTCTGGATCACGAAGATGCCCTACATGGGCGACCTGGATTTCTACTACGTGGATCGCTGGCCCGAGGCCGAGCGCAAACGCCTGATGCGCTTCTACGCCGACTGCATCAAGCGGCAGCTCTACCTGAACGGTTCGAACCGCATCCACCTCAGCAAGAATCCCGTCTTCCCCGGCCGCACTCAGACGTTGATCGACACGTTTCCCGACGCGCGCTTCGTGGTGCCGATGCGCAACCCCTACGAGACGATCCCCAGTCTCCTCAGCCTGGTGCAATCGGGATGGAAGCGGCTGGGTTGGCCGCCCGAGCGTCAGGAGCGCTGCCTCAAGATCCTCGCCGATCAGTCCTTCGACACCTATCTCTACCCGCTCGAGGTGTTCGAGCGGAACCCGGAGACGCGCGTCTCGATCGTCGACTACCGCGATGTCGTCGCCGACCCGGCGGCCGCGATCGAAGGGGTGTACCGGGATCTCGAGATCCCCGTCTCGGCGGCCTACCGCGAGCGTCTTCTCGCCGAGGGAAAGCGGGCGCGGAAACACAAGTCGTCGCACCGCTACAGCCTCGAGCGCTTCGGCCTCGAGCCCGACGCGATCCGCGCCGGCCTTTCCGAACTCTTCGATCGCTACCAGTGGGACGCGGAAGACGACGTCGACGCGCCTTCCTCGGAGGACACCGATGGCCAATGA
- a CDS encoding helix-turn-helix domain-containing protein: MLEAAERCVARDGLAQLGIAGVAAEAGVSRPTVYRYFQDRRELIQATLMRSGEALSSRVADHLSGFDDPGAMALETVRLSLRATQRDPLLRQVWTNASLDASALAGFTQPFAIALTERAIRPLADAAGWSARESTEASETLMRFVLSLLAAPGPSRSDAALRGYLRRRLLPALGL, from the coding sequence TTGCTCGAGGCCGCAGAACGCTGCGTCGCCCGGGACGGGCTCGCCCAACTCGGGATCGCCGGGGTGGCGGCAGAGGCCGGGGTGAGCCGCCCGACCGTGTACCGCTACTTCCAGGACCGCCGCGAGCTGATCCAGGCCACGTTGATGCGTTCGGGCGAGGCGCTCTCGTCGCGGGTGGCCGACCACCTCTCGGGCTTCGACGACCCGGGGGCGATGGCCCTCGAGACCGTGCGCCTCTCCCTCCGTGCCACCCAGCGCGATCCGCTCCTGCGCCAGGTGTGGACCAACGCTTCCCTCGACGCCTCGGCTCTGGCCGGCTTCACCCAGCCGTTCGCGATCGCCCTGACCGAACGCGCGATCCGACCGCTTGCCGACGCAGCGGGCTGGAGCGCCCGCGAATCCACCGAGGCGAGCGAGACGTTGATGCGGTTCGTGTTGTCCCTCCTGGCCGCGCCGGGGCCCTCCCGATCCGACGCGGCGCTGCGTGGGTACCTACGGCGCCGGTTGCTGCCGGCGCTCGGTCTCTGA
- a CDS encoding protein kinase yields the protein MLRAALPQLLLLVPLALGVVAIPIGGEETATSTAPIAEPDAEFVDDSEVVASTTTENAIESVAPELAPTPPAAIANETASTPTESPNAISRMTLDEAASLLDEPEAAATPAAPEVWSGSPSERLEALQAMFPAFWWRGLADIQAGRPSVDAAWSLACIAGFLLLMGLFARIAQGSGTVAVCIDYPPGLRGTFHVRIARRTVGPTRSGKFTSPADVTRAGVQGVRSRSKSRFGVSRETQFLRVPCRRRFVTVDGYLQTAESEDVVAAHFAEQEVTPKRGETVPLRFDFQPRACPVEVRVSWGDRSLEEAKVARYGAPGSLRLVRGPVQYSLDVGTHRLVAGSTDRVAEVCLEIESFAPRNLVLDLGDREQLLFTGCPAAVEPYLNGDVASAARHLEREGQSRVANLLLANFHRDHDRMETAAQHFEKAGEAGTAAELYAHLERYDKAALLFEQVGDDERAGEMYRSSGQLTRAGDAYSRAELFDSAVDCFRDAGETQRWIEALSKQGRHLEAAKVAIDENERTQAIQCLNRVSTSDPNYPEAVMDLAEAYQNEGHLDLATAKLEELLATRADDEVPNGALDRLAGLYELGRDTDRALQLLERLRLRDATWPHVATRVDALRKAKGAQTTLPDPTQPTLVAEGFSDTGRYEILEELGRGGMGIVFRARDRRLGREVALKRLPDHIRNHPKAIQLFLREARAAAALNHPNIVTLFDAGQESETFYITMELLQGSPLQAILRDKGQLKPGIVAKLGGQVATGLQYAHEQGIVHRDIKTANLFLTKKRAVKIMDFGLAKMVEEVRRSTTVIGGTPYYMAPEQSAGEQVDHRADLYALGVTFFELLTGRVPFKDGDVTFHHRHTPAPDVRTVVPEVSPELAALVAHLLEKNPADRIRSAAEVVERLSAIARA from the coding sequence ATGCTTCGCGCTGCCCTGCCTCAACTCCTGCTCCTCGTGCCCTTGGCACTGGGCGTCGTCGCCATTCCGATCGGCGGCGAGGAGACCGCCACGTCGACGGCGCCGATCGCGGAACCCGACGCGGAATTCGTCGACGACAGCGAAGTCGTCGCGTCCACGACGACGGAGAACGCGATCGAGAGCGTGGCCCCTGAACTCGCGCCGACACCGCCGGCGGCGATCGCGAACGAGACGGCGTCCACTCCGACCGAGAGCCCGAATGCCATCTCGCGCATGACCCTCGACGAAGCGGCGAGTCTGCTCGACGAACCCGAAGCCGCGGCCACCCCTGCGGCCCCGGAAGTCTGGAGCGGTTCTCCGTCGGAACGCCTCGAAGCCCTGCAGGCCATGTTCCCCGCGTTCTGGTGGCGGGGGCTCGCCGACATCCAGGCGGGACGCCCCAGCGTGGACGCGGCCTGGTCCCTCGCGTGTATCGCGGGCTTCTTGTTGCTGATGGGCCTCTTCGCCCGCATCGCGCAGGGCAGCGGCACCGTCGCCGTCTGCATCGACTACCCGCCCGGGCTGCGCGGCACGTTCCATGTGCGCATCGCACGGCGCACGGTGGGTCCGACGCGCAGCGGCAAGTTCACCTCGCCCGCCGACGTCACGCGGGCGGGTGTGCAGGGCGTGCGGTCGCGCTCGAAGTCGCGCTTCGGCGTCTCGCGCGAGACCCAGTTCCTGCGCGTCCCGTGTCGACGGCGCTTCGTCACCGTCGATGGCTATCTCCAGACAGCCGAGAGCGAAGACGTGGTTGCCGCCCACTTTGCCGAACAGGAAGTGACGCCGAAACGGGGCGAGACGGTGCCGCTGCGCTTCGACTTCCAACCGCGCGCCTGCCCGGTGGAAGTTCGCGTCTCGTGGGGCGACCGCTCCCTCGAGGAGGCAAAGGTCGCGCGCTATGGGGCCCCGGGGTCCTTGCGACTGGTCCGCGGTCCCGTCCAGTATTCCCTCGACGTCGGGACCCATCGCCTCGTGGCGGGCAGCACCGATCGGGTGGCCGAAGTCTGCCTCGAGATCGAGTCGTTCGCGCCGCGCAACCTCGTGCTCGACCTCGGCGACCGGGAGCAGCTCCTCTTCACGGGTTGCCCAGCGGCGGTCGAGCCCTACCTGAACGGCGACGTCGCGTCGGCGGCGCGACACCTCGAGCGCGAAGGCCAGAGCCGGGTCGCCAACCTCCTGCTCGCGAACTTCCACCGCGATCACGACCGGATGGAGACGGCCGCACAGCACTTCGAGAAGGCCGGCGAAGCGGGCACCGCCGCCGAACTCTACGCGCATCTCGAGCGCTACGACAAAGCCGCGCTGCTCTTCGAACAGGTGGGCGACGACGAACGCGCCGGCGAGATGTACCGCTCCTCGGGCCAGCTGACTCGGGCGGGCGACGCCTACAGCCGCGCCGAGCTCTTCGACAGCGCTGTCGATTGCTTCCGGGACGCGGGGGAGACCCAGCGCTGGATCGAGGCACTCTCGAAGCAGGGACGCCATCTCGAGGCGGCGAAGGTCGCGATCGACGAGAACGAGCGCACCCAGGCCATCCAGTGCTTGAACCGGGTTTCGACTTCGGACCCGAATTATCCCGAGGCCGTGATGGACCTGGCGGAGGCCTACCAGAACGAGGGGCACCTCGACCTGGCCACCGCGAAACTCGAGGAGCTGCTGGCGACCCGCGCAGACGACGAGGTGCCGAACGGGGCCCTCGATCGACTCGCCGGCCTCTACGAACTCGGACGCGACACGGACCGGGCGCTCCAGCTACTGGAACGACTGCGGCTACGGGATGCCACCTGGCCCCACGTCGCAACGCGCGTGGATGCCCTGCGCAAGGCGAAGGGCGCCCAGACGACCCTGCCCGACCCGACCCAGCCGACCCTCGTCGCCGAGGGATTCAGCGATACGGGTCGCTACGAGATCCTCGAAGAGCTCGGACGCGGCGGAATGGGCATCGTGTTCCGCGCCCGCGACCGGCGGTTGGGGCGCGAGGTCGCACTGAAGCGACTCCCCGACCACATCCGCAACCACCCGAAGGCCATCCAGCTCTTCCTCCGCGAGGCCCGCGCCGCCGCGGCCCTCAATCACCCCAACATCGTGACCCTCTTCGATGCGGGGCAGGAGAGCGAGACCTTCTACATCACCATGGAGCTGCTCCAGGGCAGTCCGCTCCAGGCGATCCTGCGCGACAAGGGGCAGCTGAAGCCCGGCATCGTGGCGAAGCTCGGCGGTCAGGTGGCGACGGGCCTGCAGTACGCCCACGAACAGGGAATCGTCCACCGGGACATCAAGACCGCGAACCTCTTCCTCACGAAGAAGCGCGCCGTCAAGATCATGGACTTCGGACTCGCGAAGATGGTCGAAGAGGTGCGACGCAGCACCACGGTGATCGGCGGTACGCCCTACTACATGGCGCCCGAGCAGAGCGCGGGCGAGCAGGTCGACCACCGCGCCGATCTCTACGCGCTGGGCGTCACCTTCTTCGAGCTGCTCACCGGGCGCGTCCCCTTCAAGGACGGCGATGTCACGTTCCACCACCGACACACGCCGGCTCCCGACGTGCGCACGGTCGTGCCCGAGGTCTCCCCCGAGCTTGCGGCGCTGGTCGCACACCTGCTCGAGAAGAACCCGGCCGACCGCATTCGTTCTGCGGCCGAGGTCGTGGAGCGCCTGAGCGCGATCGCCCGGGCCTAG
- a CDS encoding TVP38/TMEM64 family protein, with protein sequence MTMPAEPHVESGRSGLWWKGALVVLLLVGLVAVDRVFGDVDWFATEPLVALLERSGFWAPLVLMAAMVLVVVAAPLPSLPLDVAAGVHFGWVAGGLYAAVGATVGALISFWIARKLGAEFVSRALGGHVTFCPACSDKLLTGVVFASRLIPAVSFDLVSYGAGLTSISPLRFGVATFLGMLPITLVYTYYGPELSSAARGSLWIGVAVAVALLLVPRAIEKWDLLGMARFFRHDAPSPEEAT encoded by the coding sequence ATGACAATGCCCGCCGAGCCCCACGTCGAGTCCGGACGCTCGGGTCTCTGGTGGAAGGGCGCGCTCGTGGTGCTGCTGCTGGTGGGACTCGTCGCAGTCGATCGGGTCTTCGGTGACGTCGACTGGTTCGCCACCGAGCCCCTGGTCGCCTTGCTCGAGCGCAGCGGCTTCTGGGCGCCGCTCGTCCTGATGGCCGCCATGGTGCTGGTCGTGGTGGCGGCGCCGCTGCCGAGCCTGCCCCTCGATGTCGCAGCCGGCGTGCACTTCGGATGGGTGGCGGGCGGGCTCTACGCCGCGGTCGGCGCCACCGTCGGTGCGCTGATCAGCTTCTGGATCGCGCGCAAACTCGGGGCGGAGTTCGTCTCCCGCGCGCTCGGGGGGCACGTGACCTTCTGCCCCGCCTGCTCGGACAAGCTATTGACCGGCGTGGTCTTTGCGTCGCGTCTGATCCCGGCGGTGTCCTTCGATCTCGTCAGCTACGGCGCCGGCCTGACGTCGATCAGCCCGCTGCGCTTCGGTGTCGCGACCTTCCTGGGCATGCTGCCTATCACGCTCGTCTACACCTACTACGGACCCGAGCTGAGCTCCGCTGCGCGCGGCTCGCTGTGGATCGGCGTGGCCGTCGCCGTCGCCCTTCTGCTGGTGCCGCGCGCCATCGAGAAATGGGACCTGCTGGGCATGGCGCGCTTCTTCCGACACGACGCACCGAGCCCAGAGGAAGCGACGTGA
- a CDS encoding DUF4328 domain-containing protein, which yields MSSDRLSLTPPYVPTRTLSQVVAAVFVLGAVVSWIAAGYDLGEIRVVSSIQSGESLEPAERLAHAKAGTILGWAQSLMAVFLAAAFLPWLYRMRANVRSLGAAGMRFRRGWTVLAFLIPGLNCWRPYQVVNEIWRASDPDARAPLDWQSVPSFRLVLAWWCALLAWLLLEALSGLTLQFASDLRSIQIAYGVSLVADACAAVSASLGYFLVNGIQSAQEAKAALSEPSYAPDFRGANVPA from the coding sequence ATGAGTTCCGACCGCCTGAGCCTGACCCCGCCCTACGTGCCGACCCGCACCCTCTCGCAGGTCGTCGCCGCCGTCTTCGTGCTGGGAGCGGTCGTCTCCTGGATCGCAGCCGGCTACGACCTGGGCGAGATCCGCGTCGTGAGTTCGATCCAGAGCGGAGAGAGTCTGGAACCTGCCGAGCGACTCGCGCACGCGAAGGCGGGGACGATCCTCGGTTGGGCCCAGTCGCTGATGGCCGTGTTCCTGGCGGCCGCGTTCCTGCCCTGGCTCTACCGGATGCGCGCGAACGTGCGGTCCCTGGGCGCTGCGGGAATGCGCTTTCGTCGCGGGTGGACCGTGCTCGCCTTCCTGATTCCCGGGCTCAACTGTTGGCGGCCCTACCAGGTCGTGAACGAGATCTGGCGGGCGAGCGACCCCGACGCACGCGCGCCGCTGGACTGGCAGTCGGTCCCGTCTTTCCGACTCGTCCTCGCCTGGTGGTGTGCACTCCTGGCCTGGCTCCTGCTCGAAGCGCTCTCGGGGCTGACGCTGCAGTTCGCCAGCGACCTGCGCAGCATCCAGATCGCCTATGGCGTCTCGCTGGTAGCCGATGCCTGCGCCGCCGTCTCGGCGAGCCTCGGCTATTTCCTGGTGAACGGGATCCAGAGTGCCCAGGAAGCCAAGGCCGCCCTGAGCGAGCCGAGCTACGCCCCCGACTTCCGCGGCGCCAACGTCCCGGCCTGA
- a CDS encoding biopolymer transporter ExbD, translating into MRKQRAQTQEDSEVNLTPMLDVVFIMLIFFIVTASFVKEAGIEVERPKAATAERRERGNILVAITANDQIWIDRKEVDPRALRANIERLFSENPQGQVVIQADKGSKNRLLVEVMDAARQAGVENVSISARVVD; encoded by the coding sequence ATGAGAAAGCAACGCGCCCAGACCCAGGAAGACAGCGAAGTCAATCTCACGCCCATGTTGGACGTGGTGTTCATCATGCTGATCTTCTTCATCGTGACCGCCTCGTTCGTGAAGGAAGCGGGCATCGAGGTCGAGCGGCCGAAGGCGGCTACGGCCGAGCGGCGTGAGCGCGGCAACATCCTGGTGGCGATCACGGCGAACGATCAGATCTGGATCGATCGCAAGGAAGTCGATCCGCGTGCACTGCGCGCGAACATCGAGCGCCTCTTCTCCGAGAACCCGCAGGGCCAGGTGGTGATCCAGGCCGACAAGGGCTCGAAGAACCGCCTGCTCGTCGAGGTGATGGACGCCGCCCGTCAGGCCGGCGTCGAGAACGTCTCGATCTCGGCGCGCGTCGTCGACTAG
- a CDS encoding PEP-CTERM sorting domain-containing protein, whose translation MLLSTGALLPTRADAGSLTLSSDKLVVSQGEIFTITVRGVIEDGDPTLPGGLAFFSYDPNIVLPLGQTEAAEILTSFSGAAPWIRSALEGSCSGDKHDPNYCRAIDQITFPSIETVDPTAVVSRFSFQAIAPSGNVAEFEFRNFIWFGELSGPGGATSRQYGYEANVSLPGISVTISPEPTTGALLLFGLGGLALGRRRVR comes from the coding sequence ATGCTGCTTTCGACCGGCGCCCTGCTTCCGACCCGCGCAGACGCGGGAAGTCTGACTCTGTCCAGTGACAAGCTCGTCGTGTCGCAGGGAGAGATCTTCACGATCACGGTACGGGGCGTGATCGAGGACGGTGACCCCACTTTGCCGGGCGGGCTGGCGTTCTTCTCCTACGACCCGAATATCGTTCTGCCACTGGGCCAGACCGAGGCAGCGGAGATTCTCACCTCGTTCTCGGGCGCGGCTCCGTGGATCCGAAGCGCGCTCGAAGGCAGTTGCTCCGGGGACAAACACGACCCGAACTACTGTCGAGCAATCGACCAGATCACCTTCCCCAGCATAGAGACCGTCGACCCCACCGCGGTCGTTTCCCGCTTCTCGTTCCAAGCGATCGCCCCGAGCGGTAACGTCGCGGAGTTCGAATTCAGGAACTTCATCTGGTTCGGCGAGCTGAGCGGGCCAGGTGGCGCCACGTCTAGGCAATATGGCTACGAGGCCAACGTCTCGCTGCCCGGCATCAGCGTCACCATCTCACCCGAACCCACGACGGGCGCACTGCTCCTCTTCGGCCTCGGTGGCCTGGCGCTAGGCCGCAGGCGCGTCCGGTAG